A stretch of Myxococcus guangdongensis DNA encodes these proteins:
- the kamD gene encoding lysine 5,6-aminomutase subunit alpha, which translates to MPGPFIDDAQIAHARTLAEEIVNPIFDLIRRNTTVSIERTVLRFFGISGAGARGVPLANLMVDKLKAAGVLNRGAAYWYGRALHLGAKSPLEAVERLTALPTDKLGPLSPEVEQNLRDEVRSEARSAFEDMKARITAREDLRKQFPMSPAPHKYVIVATGNIYDDVDQARAAAQAGADVIAVIRSTAQSLLDYVPHGATTEGYGGTYATQENFRIMREALDDESRKLKRYIQLTNYSSGLCMSEIAFCAAYEKLDMLLNDAMYGILFRDINMRRTFIDQYFSRRICALAGIIINTGEDNYITTADAYDAAHTVIASQFINECFAKRAGLKDWQLGIGHSYEIDPYRDDTLLLELSQAMLVRRCFPDAPLKYMPPTKHKETDIFFSHAYDVMADLVAIWTRQGIQLLGMMTEAMHTPLLADRYVALKSANYIHRAARGIDEEFTVREDGKIANRAREVFAQAMKLLQECRDEGMVAAIGKGHFGDVKREETGGKGLDGVLEKAPDYFNPFLEILEAQ; encoded by the coding sequence ATGCCAGGCCCGTTCATCGACGACGCGCAGATTGCGCATGCGCGCACTCTGGCGGAGGAGATCGTCAATCCGATCTTCGACCTCATCCGCCGTAACACCACTGTATCGATTGAGCGCACCGTGTTGCGCTTCTTCGGAATCTCCGGAGCAGGCGCGCGAGGGGTGCCGCTCGCCAACCTGATGGTCGACAAGCTCAAGGCCGCGGGCGTCCTCAATCGGGGCGCCGCCTATTGGTACGGCCGCGCGCTGCACCTGGGCGCCAAGAGCCCGCTGGAGGCCGTGGAGCGGCTGACGGCGCTGCCCACCGACAAGCTGGGCCCCCTGTCTCCCGAAGTGGAGCAGAACCTGCGCGACGAGGTCCGCTCCGAGGCCCGCTCCGCCTTCGAGGACATGAAGGCCCGAATCACCGCGCGCGAGGACCTGCGCAAGCAGTTCCCCATGTCGCCCGCGCCGCACAAGTACGTCATCGTCGCCACGGGCAATATCTACGACGACGTGGACCAGGCCCGGGCCGCGGCCCAGGCGGGCGCGGACGTCATCGCCGTCATCCGCTCCACCGCGCAGTCGCTGCTGGACTACGTGCCCCACGGCGCGACGACGGAGGGCTACGGCGGCACCTACGCCACCCAGGAGAACTTCCGCATCATGCGCGAGGCCCTGGACGACGAGAGCCGCAAGCTCAAGCGCTACATCCAGCTCACCAACTACTCGTCCGGCCTGTGCATGTCGGAGATCGCCTTCTGCGCGGCCTACGAGAAGCTGGACATGCTGCTCAACGACGCGATGTACGGAATCCTCTTCCGTGACATCAACATGCGGCGCACGTTCATCGACCAGTACTTCAGCCGCCGCATCTGCGCCCTGGCCGGCATCATCATCAACACCGGCGAGGACAACTACATCACCACCGCGGACGCGTACGACGCGGCCCACACCGTCATCGCCAGCCAGTTCATCAACGAGTGCTTCGCCAAGCGCGCGGGCCTCAAGGACTGGCAGCTGGGCATCGGTCACTCGTACGAAATCGACCCGTACCGCGACGACACGCTGCTCTTGGAGCTGTCCCAGGCGATGCTGGTGCGCCGCTGCTTCCCGGACGCGCCGCTGAAGTACATGCCGCCCACCAAGCACAAGGAGACGGACATCTTCTTCAGCCACGCGTACGACGTGATGGCGGACCTGGTGGCCATCTGGACGCGGCAGGGCATCCAGCTGCTCGGCATGATGACCGAGGCCATGCACACGCCGCTGCTGGCGGACCGTTACGTGGCGCTCAAGTCCGCCAACTACATCCACCGCGCGGCGCGGGGCATCGACGAGGAGTTCACCGTCCGCGAGGACGGGAAGATCGCCAACCGGGCGCGCGAGGTGTTCGCCCAGGCGATGAAGCTGCTCCAGGAGTGCCGGGACGAGGGCATGGTGGCCGCCATCGGCAAGGGGCACTTCGGCGACGTCAAGCGCGAGGAGACCGGCGGCAAGGGTCTGGACGGCGTGCTGGAGAAGGCTCCCGATTACTTCAATCCGTTCCTGGAAATCCTGGAGGCACAATGA
- the kamE gene encoding lysine 5,6-aminomutase subunit beta translates to MVKPSKQIIRPYGDRRDDGVVQLSFTLPVPLSEKAKEAAAVFTRKMGFTDVKVAAAERAADSYTFFIVYARSGVTLDYAEIDVPEVVVKKMSFDDLNAFIKEKVARRIVVFGACTGTDTHTVGIDAILNMKGYAGDYGLERYPGFEAFNLGSQVPNEDLIKRAMAKNADAILVSQVVTQRDVHKDNSRQFIEAAKAAGIHGKVQLLLGGPRVDHKLALELGFDAGFGPGTKPSDVANYIVHALLKKLGKEPQDMHYQGEPT, encoded by the coding sequence ATGGTGAAGCCGAGCAAGCAGATCATCCGTCCTTACGGTGACCGGCGGGACGACGGCGTGGTGCAGCTGTCGTTCACGCTGCCGGTGCCCCTGTCGGAGAAGGCCAAGGAGGCCGCCGCCGTCTTCACGCGCAAGATGGGGTTCACCGACGTGAAGGTGGCCGCCGCCGAGCGCGCCGCGGACAGCTACACGTTCTTCATCGTGTACGCCCGCTCGGGCGTCACGCTGGACTACGCCGAAATCGACGTGCCCGAAGTCGTCGTGAAGAAGATGTCCTTCGACGACCTCAACGCCTTCATCAAGGAGAAGGTCGCCCGGCGCATCGTCGTGTTCGGCGCGTGCACCGGCACGGACACGCACACGGTGGGCATCGACGCCATCCTCAACATGAAGGGCTACGCGGGCGACTACGGCCTGGAGCGCTACCCCGGGTTCGAGGCGTTCAACCTGGGCAGCCAGGTGCCCAACGAGGACCTCATCAAGCGGGCCATGGCGAAGAACGCCGACGCCATCCTGGTGAGCCAGGTGGTCACCCAGCGCGACGTGCACAAGGACAACTCGCGTCAGTTCATCGAGGCGGCCAAGGCGGCGGGCATCCACGGCAAGGTGCAGCTGCTGCTGGGCGGGCCGCGCGTGGACCACAAGCTGGCGCTGGAGCTGGGCTTCGACGCGGGCTTCGGCCCGGGCACCAAGCCCTCCGACGTGGCCAACTACATCGTCCACGCGCTCCTGAAGAAGCTGGGCAAGGAGCCCCAGGACATGCACTACCAGGGAGAGCCCACGTGA
- the kal gene encoding 3-aminobutyryl-CoA ammonia lyase has protein sequence MSTGTKAIIRLRMSSHDAHYGGNLVDGARMLGLFGDVATELCIRADGDEGLFRAYDSVEFLAPVYAGDFIEAEGEIVSAGNTSRKMRFEARKVIRPRPDVNDSAADLLPEPIVVCRASGTCVVPKDKQRGQR, from the coding sequence GTGAGCACGGGAACCAAGGCCATCATCCGCCTGCGCATGAGCAGCCATGACGCGCACTACGGCGGCAACCTGGTGGACGGCGCGCGGATGCTCGGGCTGTTCGGCGACGTGGCCACGGAGCTGTGCATCCGGGCCGACGGCGACGAGGGCCTGTTCCGCGCGTACGACTCGGTGGAGTTCCTGGCCCCGGTGTACGCGGGGGACTTCATCGAGGCGGAGGGCGAAATCGTCAGCGCGGGCAACACGTCGCGCAAGATGCGCTTCGAGGCGCGCAAGGTCATCCGCCCGCGTCCAGATGTGAATGACTCGGCGGCGGACCTGTTGCCGGAGCCCATCGTCGTGTGCCGTGCTTCGGGCACCTGCGTGGTTCCCAAGGACAAGCAGCGAGGTCAGCGATGA
- the kce gene encoding 3-keto-5-aminohexanoate cleavage enzyme, producing the protein MSTPMVITAAMVGAETTREQTPHLPITAEEIAEDAARCREAGAAMVHLHVRTPDGKPSQDAELFRAAIRAIRKRTDVLIQTSTGGAVGMTVDQRCGPLTLTGEDRPDMATLTTGTVNFGEEVFWNPRPLVRDIAKRIRALGLRPELECFDVGMIDEARYLAKEGLVDLPAHFDFVLGVPGTLQARPEVLDFMIASLPEGSTWTVAGVGRFQLAFVDEAAKRGGNARVGLEDNIYVSKGVLAKGNWELVAEAARRARAHGREPATPEQARKLLRLS; encoded by the coding sequence ATGAGCACTCCCATGGTCATCACCGCGGCGATGGTGGGCGCGGAGACGACGCGCGAGCAGACGCCGCACCTGCCCATCACCGCCGAGGAGATCGCGGAAGACGCGGCGCGCTGCCGCGAGGCCGGCGCGGCCATGGTGCACCTGCACGTGCGCACGCCCGACGGCAAGCCGTCCCAGGACGCGGAGCTGTTCCGGGCCGCCATCCGCGCCATCCGCAAGCGCACCGACGTGCTCATCCAGACGTCCACCGGCGGCGCGGTGGGCATGACGGTGGACCAGCGCTGCGGGCCGCTCACGCTGACGGGCGAGGACCGGCCGGACATGGCCACCCTCACCACGGGCACGGTCAACTTCGGCGAGGAGGTCTTCTGGAATCCCCGCCCGCTGGTGCGCGACATCGCGAAGCGCATCCGCGCGCTCGGGCTGCGGCCGGAGCTGGAGTGCTTCGACGTGGGCATGATCGACGAGGCCCGCTACCTGGCCAAGGAGGGCCTGGTGGACCTGCCCGCGCACTTCGACTTCGTGCTCGGGGTGCCGGGCACGCTGCAGGCGCGGCCGGAGGTGCTGGACTTCATGATCGCCTCGCTGCCGGAGGGCAGCACCTGGACGGTGGCGGGCGTGGGGCGCTTCCAGCTCGCGTTCGTGGACGAGGCGGCGAAGCGCGGCGGCAACGCGCGCGTGGGCCTGGAGGACAACATCTACGTGTCCAAGGGCGTGCTGGCGAAGGGCAACTGGGAGCTGGTGGCCGAGGCCGCCAGACGGGCTCGGGCCCACGGCCGGGAGCCCGCGACTCCCGAGCAGGCTCGCAAGCTCTTGCGATTGAGCTGA
- a CDS encoding SDR family NAD(P)-dependent oxidoreductase, which translates to MDTELKGQGVLVTGGAGGIGTAIVQAFAAEGAKVAVHYHSREAKARELAGQVGGAAVGADLTVEPQVDALVPASVAALGRLDVLVCNAGVYPAPDVPVWEMSLERWRRTLAENLDSVFLCCRAFLRHVKTTGVGNIVIVSSTAGLFGEAGHADYGAAKGALASGFLRSLKNELGRIAPLARVNVVCPGWTEVDRNRDKLKADGFVKRVTRTMPLRKVGQPEDVARAVVMLASDFVSGHVTGEVITVAGGMEGRVLHDD; encoded by the coding sequence ATGGACACGGAGCTGAAGGGGCAGGGCGTCCTGGTGACGGGCGGCGCGGGCGGTATCGGCACGGCCATCGTCCAGGCCTTCGCCGCCGAGGGCGCGAAGGTGGCGGTGCACTACCACTCCCGAGAGGCCAAGGCGCGCGAGCTGGCGGGGCAGGTGGGCGGCGCGGCGGTGGGCGCGGACCTGACGGTGGAGCCCCAGGTGGACGCGCTGGTGCCCGCGTCGGTCGCGGCCCTGGGACGACTGGACGTGCTCGTGTGCAACGCGGGCGTGTATCCGGCCCCGGACGTGCCGGTGTGGGAGATGTCGCTCGAGCGCTGGCGCCGCACGCTGGCGGAGAACCTGGACAGCGTCTTCCTGTGCTGCCGCGCCTTCCTGCGCCACGTGAAGACGACGGGCGTGGGCAACATCGTCATCGTCAGCTCCACGGCGGGCCTGTTCGGTGAGGCGGGACACGCCGACTACGGGGCGGCCAAGGGCGCGCTGGCGAGCGGGTTCCTGCGCAGCCTGAAGAACGAGCTGGGCCGCATCGCCCCCCTGGCCCGCGTCAACGTGGTGTGCCCTGGCTGGACGGAAGTGGACCGGAACCGCGACAAGCTGAAGGCGGATGGCTTCGTGAAGCGGGTGACGCGCACCATGCCGCTGCGCAAGGTGGGCCAGCCCGAGGACGTGGCGCGCGCGGTGGTGATGCTCGCGTCGGATTTCGTCTCCGGCCACGTGACGGGTGAAGTCATCACCGTCGCCGGGGGCATGGAAGGACGGGTGCTGCATGACGACTGA
- a CDS encoding class I SAM-dependent methyltransferase, producing the protein MTTDAIDVRKHNRDAWNRQVSLGNRWTVPVGPEVIAAARKGEWGILLTPTKTVPREWFGEVAGKRVLCLAGSGGQQAPILAAAGAKVSVLDNSPAQLGQDRLVAEREGLTLRLEEGDMRDLSVFEDGSFDLIFHPCSNGFVDDIQPVWREAFRVLRPGGALLTGFCNPFIFLLDPDLQEKGVMQLKYKMPYSDFTSLTEDERRRYTDKHEPLSVGHSLEDQMGGQLRAGFVLTGFFEDGFGPSDKLSEYIDGFIATRAVKPPLP; encoded by the coding sequence ATGACGACTGACGCCATCGATGTACGGAAGCACAACCGTGACGCCTGGAACCGCCAGGTGTCCCTGGGCAACCGCTGGACGGTGCCGGTGGGGCCGGAGGTCATCGCGGCGGCGCGCAAGGGCGAGTGGGGTATCCTGCTCACGCCGACGAAGACTGTCCCCCGGGAGTGGTTCGGTGAGGTCGCCGGCAAGCGGGTGTTGTGTCTGGCGGGCTCGGGCGGACAGCAGGCGCCCATCCTCGCGGCGGCGGGCGCGAAGGTGTCGGTGCTCGACAACTCGCCGGCGCAGCTCGGGCAGGACCGGCTGGTGGCCGAGCGCGAGGGGTTGACGCTGCGCCTGGAGGAGGGGGACATGCGCGACCTGTCCGTCTTCGAGGACGGCAGCTTCGACCTCATCTTCCACCCGTGCTCCAACGGCTTCGTGGACGACATCCAGCCGGTCTGGCGCGAGGCGTTCCGCGTGCTGCGGCCCGGCGGCGCGCTGCTGACGGGCTTCTGCAACCCGTTCATCTTCCTGCTCGACCCGGACCTCCAGGAGAAGGGCGTGATGCAGCTCAAGTACAAGATGCCGTACTCGGACTTCACCAGCCTCACGGAGGACGAGCGGCGCCGCTACACCGACAAGCACGAGCCGCTCAGCGTGGGCCACTCCCTGGAGGACCAGATGGGCGGCCAGCTCCGCGCGGGCTTCGTCCTCACCGGCTTCTTCGAGGACGGCTTCGGCCCGAGCGACAAGCTCTCCGAGTACATCGATGGCTTCATCGCCACCCGCGCCGTGAAGCCTCCCCTCCCGTAA